The Athene noctua chromosome 13, bAthNoc1.hap1.1, whole genome shotgun sequence genome has a segment encoding these proteins:
- the IQGAP1 gene encoding ras GTPase-activating-like protein IQGAP1 isoform X3 yields MQTTVTRWMEACLNEELPPTTELEEGLRNGVYLAKLGNFFSPKVVSVKKIYDREQTRYKATGLHFRHTDNVIQWLNAMAEIGLPKIFYPETTDIYDRKNMPRCIYCIHALSLYLFKLGLAPQIQDLYGKVDFTEEEISNMRLELEKYGIQMPAFSKIGGILANELSVDEAALHAAVIAINEAIDHQVPADTLMAMKNPNAMLINLDDELESIYQDTLYRAKQDKMENAKNRVASENSERERDVYEELLTQAEIQGNINKVNTHAALSKIDLALERGDTLALYEALSTLALGLRGLLRENCDWYFKQFLSDRQQKREAGLTGPLQKEELQSGVDAANRAAQQYQQRLAAVAKINSAIRVGDAEQTVTEMMNPEAQLPEVYAFAADLYQRELATLQQQSPEGNLTHPELSVAVEMLSSVALINRALDSGDVNTVWKQLSSPVTGLTNIEDENSQRYIDDLMKLKAQTRAEGNQFITWNDIQSCVDHVNIVVHEEHERILAIGLINEALDEGDTKKTIQALQIPAAKLEGVAPKVAQHYQDTLLRAKREKAQDTQDETAVLWLDEIQDGIYRANKDTEESERFSLGILAINEAIDHGDVSQTLSALRSPDVGLYGVTPECAETYQRELSEVKRRKMAAGGNGSEWVKHWVRGGYHYYHNLRTKEGGWDEPADFVQNDVQLSREEIQSTISGVTAAYNREQLWLANENLITKLQACCRGYLVRQEFNSRMNFLKKQVPAITCIQSQWRGYKQRKAYQIRLDYLRAQKDQVVKIQSMTRMYQARRRYRDRLQYFRNHINDVVKIQAFIRANKAREDYKTLINAENPPMAVVRKFVHLLDQSDQDFQEELELMKLREEVVTLIRSNQQLENDLNLMDIKIGLLVKNKITLQDVVSHSKKLTKKNKEQLSDMMMLNKQRGGLKALSKEKREKLEAYQHLFYLLQTNPTYLAKLIFQMPQNKSTKFMDSVIFTLYNYASNQREEYLLLRLFQTALQEEIKSKVDQIHEIVTGNPTVIKMVVSFNRGARGQNALRQILAPVVKEIIDDKSLNIKTDPVDIYKSWVNQMESQTGEASKLPYDVTPEQALNHEEVRTRLDASIRNMRTVTDKFLSAIVSSVDKIPYGMRFIAKVLKDSLHEKFPDAGEDDLLKIVGNLLYYRYMNPAIVAPDAFDIIDFSAGGQLTTDQRRNLGSIAKMLQHAASNKMFMGDNAHLSIINEYLSQSYQKFRRFFQAACEVPELQDKFNIDEYSDLVTLTKPVIYISIGEIINTHTLLLDHQDAIAPEHNDPIHELLDDLGEVPTIESLIGEGSGNVNDPNREMLAKTEVSLTLTNKFDVPGDENAEMDARTILLNTKRLIVDVIRFQPGETLTEILEAPATSEQEVEHQRAMQKRAIRDAKTPDKMKKSVSVKEDGNLNLQEKKDKIKTGLKKLTELGTVNAKNKYQELINDIAKDIRNQRRYRQRRKAELVKLQQTYSALNSKATFYGEQVDYYKSYIKTCLDNLASKGKVSKKPREMKGKNSKKISLKYTAARLHEKGVLLEIEDLQSNQFKNVIFEISPTEEVGDFEVKAKFMGVQMETFMLHYQDLLQLQYEGVAVMKLFDRAKVNVNLLIFLLNKKFYGK; encoded by the exons CTTGAACTCGAGAAATATGGTATTCAGATGCCTGCCTTCAGCAAGATTGGAGGAATTCTTGCGAATGAACTTTCTGTGGATGAAGCAgcat TACATGCTGCTGTCATTGCCATTAATGAAGCAATTGACCATCAGGTTCCAGCTGACACTCTTATGGCAATGAAGAACCCTAATGCCATGCTAATAAATCTTGATGATGAACTGGAATCCATTTACCAAGACACACTCTACAGAGCAAAGCAAGACAAGATGGAGAATGCTAAAAACAGA GTTGCCTCAGAaaattcagagagagagagagatgtgtaTGAAGAACTTCTGACTCAAGCTGAAATTCAGGGAAACATTAATAAAGTGAACA CACATGCAGCCCTATCAAAGATTGACCTAGCTTTGGAACGAGGAGATACATTAGCACTCTATGAAGCTTTGTCAACACTAGCCCTGGGACTCCGAGGATTGCTACGAGAAAATTGCGACTGGTATTTCAAGCAGTTTTTGAGTGATAGACAACAGAAACGGGAG gctgGCCTTACAGGTCCTTTGCAGAAGGAAGAGTTGCAGTCCGGAGTGGATGCTGCTAACAGGGCAGCACAACAGTATCAGCAAA GGCTGGCAGCAGTAGCCAAAATTAATTCTGCAATTCGAGTGGGTGATGCTGAGCAGACTGTGACAGAAATGATGAATCCAGAGGCGCAGTTACCAGAGGTTTATGCATTTGCTGCAGATCTTTACCAAAGGGAGCTGGCCACCTTGCAGCAACAGAGCCCTGAA GGTAACCTCACCCATCCAGAATTATCTGTTGCTGTAGAGATGCTGTCTTCTGTGGCCCTGATTAATAGGGCTTTGGATTCAGGGGATGTGAATACAGTATGGAAACAACTGAGCAGTCCTGTCACAGGGCTTACAAACATTGAGGATGAGAACTCTCAGAG ATACATCGATGATTTGATGAAGCTGAAAGCTCAAACACGTGCAGAAGGAAATCAGTTTATCACATGGAATGATATCCAGTCATGTGTTGATCACGTGAACATAGTTGTGCATGAGGAACATGAAA GGATTTTGGCAATTGGTCTTATAAATGAAGCTCTGGATGAAGGGGACACTAAAAAGACTATTCAAGCCTTACAAATTCCTGCAGCAAAATTGGAGGGTGTAGCCCCAAAAGTAGCACAGCATTACCAGGATACACTACTTCGAGCCAAGAGAGAGAAAGCACAG GACACCCAGGATGAAACGGCTGTACTTTGGCTAGATGAAATTCAGGATGGGATTTATAGGGCTAACAAGGACACAGAGGAGTCTGAGAGAT TCTCTTTAGGAATTCTGGCTATTAATGAAGCAATAGATCATGGTGATGTGAGCCAGACCCTAAGTGCCTTGCGTTCACCAGATGTTGGGCTCTATGGAGTCACTCCAGAATGTGCTGAGACGTACCAGCGAGAGCTGTCAGAagttaagagaagaaaaatggcagCAG GGGGCAATGGCAGTGAATGGGTGAAACACTGGGTAAGAGGAGGCTATCATTATTATCATAACCTGAGGACCAAAGAGGGAGGATGGGATGAACCAGCGGATTTTGTGCAAAATGACGTGCAGCTGTCACGGGAGGAGATACAG AGCACCATATCTGGAGTCACTGCGGCATACAACCgagagcagctgtggctggcCAATGAGAACCTGATTACAAAACTTCAGGCTTGCTGTCGAGGATATCTTGTTCGCCAGGAATTCAACTCAAGAATGAATTTTTTGAAGAAACAAGTCCCAGCAATCACTTGCATTCAG tccCAGTGGCGTGGCTACAAGCAGAGGAAGGCATATCAAATCCGTTTGGATTACCTGCGAGCACAAAAGGACCAAGTAGTGAAG ATTCAGTCAATGACCAGGATGTATCAAGCCAGAAGGCGTTACAGAGATCGTCTACAGTATTTCAGAAACCAT aTAAATGATGTTGTAAAAATTCAAGCCTTTATACGAGCAAACAAGGCACGAGAAGACTATAAAACGCTCA TTAATGCTGAAAACCCACCTATGGCTGTGGTCCGGAAATTTGTCCACTTGCTCGATCAGAGTGACCAAGATTTTCAGGAGGAGCTTGAGCTAATGAAACTGCGTGAGGAGGTTGTAACCTTGATCCGATCCAATCAGCAACTGGAAAATGACCTCAATCTCATGGACATCAAAATTGGGCTGCTAGTGAAGAACAAAATAACTTTGCAG gatGTTGTTTCCCATAGCAAAAAACTTACCAAGAAGAACAAGGAACAGCTTTCTGATATGATGATGCTCAACAAACAAAGGGGAGGTTTGAAAGCTTTgagcaaagagaagagagaaaagctggAAGCCTATCAGCACCTGTTCTACTTACTTCAG ACTAACCCAACGTACTTGGCCAAGCTGATTTTTCAGATGCCTCAAAACAAATCTACAAAATTCATGGATTCTGTCATCTTCACGCTGTATAACTACGCATCCAATCAAAGAGAGGAATACCTGTTGTTGCGGCTTTTCCAAACAGCATTGCAGGAAGAGATCAA ATCAAAAGTAGACCAAATACATGAAATTGTGACGGGGAATCCTACTGTTATTAAAATGGTGGTAAGTTTCAACCGTGGTGCCCGTGGTCAGAACGCCTTGAGGCAGATCCTGGCACCAGTTGTGAAGGAAATCATCGATGACAAATCACTCAATATCAAAACTGATCCAGTGGATATTTACAAGTCTTGGGTTAACCAGATGGAGTCTCAAACTGGCGAGGCCAG CAAACTGCCATACGATGTTACACCTGAACAAGCTCTGAATCATGAAGAGGTGAGGACGCGCCTGGATGCCTCAATCAGAAACATGAGAACAGTGACAGACAAGTTCCTGTCTGCCATTGTTAGTTCAGTGGACAAAATCCC ttaTGGGATGCGTTTCATTGCCAAGGTACTAAAAGACTCCCTGCACGAGAAGTTTCCTGATGCTGGCGAGGATGATCTTCTGAAG ATTGTTGGCAACTTACTCTATTACCGCTACATGAATCCAGCCATTGTCGCACCAGATGCGTTTGACATCATTGACTTTTCAGCTGGAGGTCAGCTGACCACGGATCAACGCAGAAACCTCGGTTCCATTGCAAAGATGTTGCAGCATGCTGCATCCAACAAGATGTTCATGGGAGACAATGCCCACCTAAGCATCATTAATGAATACCTATCGCAGTCATACCAGAAATTCAG ACGTTTTTTTCAGGCTGCCTGTGAGGTTCCTGAATTGCAGGATAAATTTAATATTGATGAATATTCTGACTTGGTGACTCTCACTAAACCAGTTATTTATATTTCTATTGGTGAAATCATCAATACACACACA TTGCTCTTAGACCATCAAGATGCAATTGCTCCTGAGCACAACGATCCAATTCATGAGCTGCTGGATGATCTCGGAGAGGTTCCTACAATTGAGTCCTTAATAG GGGAAGGGTCTGGCAATGTTAATGACCCCAACAGGGAAATGCTAGCAAAGACTGAGGTTTCTCTCACACTCACTAATAAATTTGACGTTCCTGGTGATGAGAATGCAGAGATGGATGCAAGGACGATTCTGTTGAA CACAAAACGTTTAATTGTCGATGTAATCCGCTTCCAACCAGGGGAGACGCTGACTGAAATCTTGGAAGCTCCAGCTACTTCAGAGCAA gaaGTGGAGCATCAAAGAGCTATGCAGAAACGAGCCATTCGTGATGCTAAAACTCCGGATAAGATGAAAAAATCAGTGTCAGTAAAGGAAGACGGCAACTtaaatcttcaagaaaaaaaagataaaatcaagaCAGGCCTGAAGAAGTTGACAGAACTGGGGACAGTgaatgcaaaaaataaataccagGAACTAATCAATGACATCGCGAAG GATATCCGAAATCAGCGTAGATACCGTCAGAGAAGAAAGGCAGAGCTGGTGAAGCTGCAGCAGACATACAGTGCCTTGAACTCCAAAGCTACTTTTTATGGGGAGCAAGTGGATTATTATAAAAGCTACATCAAAACCTGCTTGGATAACCTGGCCAGCAAGGGCAA agtCTCTAAGAAGCCTCGGGAGATGAAAGGcaaaaacagtaaaaagattTCTCTAAAATACACAGCAGCTCGACTTCATGAGAAGGGAGTGCTTTTAGAGATTGAGGACCTGCAAAGTAACCA GTTTAAAAACGTGATATTTGAAATCAGTCCAACAGAAGAAGTAGGAGATTTTGAGGTAAAAGCAAAATTCATGGGAGTACAGATGGAAACCTTTATGTTACATTATCAG GACCTTTTGCAGCTGCAATATGAAGGTGTTGCAGTCATGAAGTTGTTCGACAGAGCAAAAGTGAATGTCAACCTTCTGATCTTTCTTCTGAATAAGAAATTCTATGGGAAGTAA